One Brassica napus cultivar Da-Ae chromosome C2, Da-Ae, whole genome shotgun sequence DNA window includes the following coding sequences:
- the LOC125582183 gene encoding uncharacterized protein LOC125582183 — MATSSGPDIDMVIEETRRTPLTNRIASVRLHHVGKLKFPEYAGSTDPKAHVRAFRLAVSWAHLTDDEKEAGYCRFFAKNLTGAALEWFAGLEENSIDNFTQLVSTFLKQYSVFIETKVTEADLWNLKQAPFEPTYINKFREIKAKISHPNEVVALAALKHGVWFSSKFREELAVRTPVSLDDALHRTSYLATHEEEVTALKEQYSANKNNVIKKPATPKEPTTKGQHSYSINNSPQKSSTYDLSKYCAFHDRKGHSTEECRAALRNQNENKKTNEEAEEEDEPMLQNPIEKQKPQRKNEVGKSSKNHRALHIRHQRKGST; from the coding sequence ATGGCGACGAGCTCTGGCCCCGACATTGATATGGTCATCGAAGAAACGAGAAGGACCCCACTTACAAACAGAATCGCCAGCGTAAGACTACATCATGTCGGGAAACTGAAATTCCCCGAATACGCTGGAAGCACAGACCCAAAAGCCCATGTGCGAGCCTTCCGCCTAGCAGTATCATGGGCACATCTCACCGACGACGAAAAAGAAGCAGGGTACTGTCGTTTCTTCGCCAAAAACCTCACCGGAGCCGCATTAGAATGGTTCGCTGGATTAGAAGAAAACTCTATCGACAACTTCACCCAGTTGGTGTCTACGTTCCTAAAACAATACTCAGTCTTCATAGAAACAAAAGTCACCGAAGCAGACCTTTGGAATCTCAAACAAGCACCTTTCGAACCAACCTACATAAACAAGTTTCGAGAAATAAAGGCCAAAATTTCACACCCAAACGAGGTCGTCGCCCTAGCAGCATTAAAGCATGGCGTTTGGTTCTCATCGAAGTTTAGGGAAGAACTAGCGGTTCGAACACCTGTGTCATTAGATGACGCCTTACACAGAACCTCGTACCTCGCCACCCACGAAGAGGAGGTCACAGCATTAAAGGAACAGTACAGTGCGAACAAGAATAATGTAATCAAAAAGCCGGCGACTCCCAAAGAACCAACCACCAAGGGACAACACTCCTACTCAATAAATAACTCGCCGCAGAAGTCTTCGACATACGACCTCAGTAAATACTGCGCCTTCCACGACCGCAAAGGCCACTCGACCGAGGAATGCCGAGCCGCACTTCGCAACCAAAacgaaaataagaaaactaacGAAGAAgccgaagaagaagacgagCCAATGCTCCAAAATCCAATCGAAAAGCAAAAGCCCCAACGAAAAAACGAGGTAGGGAAATCAAGCAAGAATCACCGAGCTCTCCACATCCGGCACCAAAGAAAAGGGTCGACATGA
- the LOC125582184 gene encoding uncharacterized protein LOC125582184, producing MAGDDVKDGLTSSSVVKTVEKAEVSAVTPYTHHTDNPGAMITPAMLNRENYNLWANEMLNALQAKRKVGFVNGTVKKPSSDSSDYENWVATNSMRLSVGNKDRIHQIKAQLAACRQEGQSVLEYYGRLSTLWEELAVYRPLSMCMCGVAEEIRQKRDDDKVHHLIMGRLIYLVHTRPELSYSVHKLSQFMKKPRQDHWQAALRVVHFLKGTLRQGIMLSSSGDLSLTVFCDSD from the exons ATGGCAGGTGATGATGTTAAAGACGGTCTAACGTCGAGTTCTGTGGTCAAAACTGTTGAAAAAGCAGAGGTGTCTGCTGTAACGCCGTATACTCATCACACCGATAATCCTGGTGCTATGATAACTCCGGCCATGTTGAACAGAGAAAACTACAACCTTTGGGCAAACGAGATGTTGAATGCACTCCAAGCCAAGAGGAAGGTGGGGTTTGTTAACGGAACGGTGAAGAAACCATCGAGTGATAGTTCCGATTATGAAAATTGGGTTGCAACGAACTCAATG CGCTTATCTGTTGGAAACAAAGACAGAATACATCAAATAAAGGCGCAACTAGCGGCTTGTAGGCAAGAAGGACAGTCTGTTCTAGAGTACTATGGTCGTCTGAGTACTCTGTGGGAAGAGTTGGCTGTCTACAGACCTTTGTCGATGTGTATGTGTGGAGTTGCAGAAGAGATCAGACAGAAGCGTGACGATGACAAAGTCCATCATTTGATCATGGGACGCTTGATTTATCTTGTTCACACTAGACCAGAGTTGAGCTACTCTGTACACAAATTGTCACAGTTCATGAAGAAGCCTCGACAGGATCATTGGCAAGCTGCTCTTCGTGTTGTACATTTTCTTAAAGGGACACTTAGGCAGGGTATTATGCTCAGTTCGTCGGGTGACCTATCGTTGACAGTGTTTTGCGACTCAGACTAG